A genomic segment from Nematostella vectensis chromosome 6, jaNemVect1.1, whole genome shotgun sequence encodes:
- the LOC116604106 gene encoding uncharacterized protein LOC116604106, whose amino-acid sequence MVFLIMFYVQMLFFEPSVGVKGKPKPVALYPLNALHETRDISDNELPPGIASNVTLGKGPDGRMGGSYYFKGTSSSYIEIPYHEKLNTRYSMSALAIFKSEAIGPIINYCRNRFTFHIWAIIGSTVLGRINKSATPSTLPYQMGVWYSVAFVYDYETGTQRLYLNGVKAAEGTPGKQELGTNREIRMGAVVHDPRYFRGYITCLQIYDQALSQEEIKQVMHACTQVPQIKDTLFELKPGYYFENHVFYEESFVPFPTHCVGYCLIAGKICKSVNYNKAQADGLCQLNNATASENAKKMSPNDKAWEYYELVALTVV is encoded by the exons atGGTGTTCCTTATCATGTTTTACGTACAG ATGTTATTTTTCGAGCCTTCAGTTGGAGTAAAAG GTAAACCGAAACCTGTGGCCCTCTACCCATTGAACGCTCTCCACGAGACTCGTGACATCAGCGACAATGAGCTTCCGCCTGGGATAGCGTCTAACGTCACACTTGGCAAGGGGCCTGATGGGAGAATGGGCGGGTCGTATTATTTTAAGGGGACGTCCAGTAGCTACATCGAGATCCCTTACCACGAGAAGCTGAAtacgag GTATTCCATGAGTGCATTGGCTATATTTAAGTCCGAAGCCATTGGTCCCATCATCAACTACTGTAGAAACCGCTTCACCTTTCATATCTGGGCTATAATTGGTTCAACTGTACTCGGTAGAATCAATAAAAGCGCTACCCCCTCTACTTTGCCTTATCAAATGGGCGTCTGGTATTCCGTGGCATTCGTGTACGATTACGAAACGGGGACACAAAGGCTGTATCTGAACGGGGTGAAAGCGGCCGAGGGTACTCCTGGGAAGCAAGAACTTGGAACAAACCGCGAG ATACGTATGGGGGCCGTAGTCCATGACCCTAGATACTTCCGTGGGTACATCACGTGTCTTCAGATCTACGATCAGGCTCTCTCCCAGGAGGAAATCAAACAAGTCATGCACGCGTGTACACAAG TTCCCCAAATCAAGGACACGTTATTTGAACTAAAGCCCGGTTACTATTTCGAGAATCACGTGTTCTATGAAGAATCCTTCGTGCCCTTCCCCACACACTGCGTGGGTTACTGCCTCATTGCCGGTAAAATATGCAAGTCGGTGAATTATAACAAGGCTCAAGCCGACGGATTGTGCCAGCTCAACAACGCCACAGCCTCGGAAAATGCAAAGAAGATGTCGCCGAACGACAAGGCCTGGGAATATTACGAGCTAGTTGCACTTACGGTAGTGTAG